A stretch of DNA from Streptomyces venezuelae:
TCCCGGTGGGCCGGGGAACCCTGGTGGGCCGGGGAACCCTGGTGGTCCGGGGAATCCGGGTGGTCCGGGGAATCCTGGTGGTCCGGGCAACCCCGGTGGTCCGGGCAACCCCGGTGGTCCGGGCAACCCCGGTGGTCCGGGCAACCCCGGTGGTCCGGGGAACCCTGGTGGTCCCGGGAACCCGGGCGGGCCTGGGAATCCGGGTGGGCCGGGCAACCCCGGCGGGCCTGGGAATCCGGGTGGTCCGGGGAATCCGGGTGGTCCGGGGAACCCCGGTGGTCCCGGGAACCCCGGTAACCCCGGCAACCCGGGTGGTCCCGGCACTCCGGGTAACCCCGGGAACCCTGGTGGGCCCGGCACTCCGGGGAACCCGGAGGGGCCCGGTAACGGGGGCAATCCGGGTGGTCCGGCCACTCCTGGCACGCCAGGGAACCCCGGCGGGCCGGGTGGTCCCGGTGGGCCCGGGGCTCACGGGGGCGAGGGCGGCGGGCTTGCCGAGACCGGGGCCGGCGGTGCGCTCAGTGCCGGGGTGCCGCTCGCCGGCGGGCTGCTGCTGGCCGGAGCCGTGCTCTACCGGCGCGCCCGCACCTCCGCCTAGCGGCGCGGGCGACGTCACACGACGCGGGTCCCGGACGACGATCCGGGGCCCGCGTCACCACGTGGCGCGGACCTGACGGATGATCCGGCGCCGCAACCGCACTCTGCGGCTGCCGTCCCGGAGCAGCGTCAGCCGGTCCAATTCCCAGTGTCCGTACTCTGCGTGGTCGGTCAGTAGCCGCGTCGCATCCTTGCGGGAGACACCTCGCGGCACGTACACGTCGACAAATTCGTATTCCGGCATCGCATCTATTGTGCGGGCAGCGGCCCGGTACGGATAGCGTCTGCACTATGTCTGATGCCGCTCTGCCCACCGTTGCCGAGGTACGCGCCGCCGCCGAGGCGGTCAAAGCTGCGTTGGACCGTCACCTCGCGGCGGTCGAGCGCAGGTCAGGGGACGAAGATCCGGAGGTCTACGTCGCGTTCAACGAACTCGCCGCTGCGGCCGAGGAGTACGACGAGCTGCTCTACGAACGCTACGACGAGGTCACCCCGTTCGAAATCCCGGCCACCGAGGACGGGGTCCCGTACGGCGGTCCGGCCGAGCCGACCGCCTTCAGCGTGCTGATCCGCCGCGACTACGCCGTGGCCGAGCCGCAGCGGCTGGTCGCCCAGGC
This window harbors:
- a CDS encoding chaplin, which codes for MLALGGGYAQADAGATGRAANSPGVLSGNNVQAPVHVPLNACGNTVTVVGGLNPAFGNHCANVSAKPKPKPKPKPRPGHPGHPGHPGHPGGPGGPDEPCEPGHPGHPGGPGNPGGPGNPGGPGNPGGPGNPGGPGNPGGPGNPGGPGNPGGPGNPGGPGNPGGPGNPGGPGNPGGPGNPGGPGNPGGPGNPGGPGNPGGPGNPGNPGNPGGPGTPGNPGNPGGPGTPGNPEGPGNGGNPGGPATPGTPGNPGGPGGPGGPGAHGGEGGGLAETGAGGALSAGVPLAGGLLLAGAVLYRRARTSA
- a CDS encoding DUF5703 family protein; translation: MPEYEFVDVYVPRGVSRKDATRLLTDHAEYGHWELDRLTLLRDGSRRVRLRRRIIRQVRATW